The following proteins are encoded in a genomic region of Nocardioides sp. cx-173:
- a CDS encoding glycosyltransferase family 4 protein — protein MIRTLFMTHSSAPSGAELSLLRIVRAWGGPSKPAVLFGESGGLVDDFEGEADVFVLPMPDELGAIKRTTALRSGPRAVMALLGYTRRVRKAVRSADVEVVVGRSLKAVVFGRLATLGLPVTFVWSVHDHLTREYLGRAAWLYSRVLGHCCDAFVVNSMSTLATVRTRQKPVLVLPPSLRASARQRSTPANGLSSIVVVGRIAPWKGQDLAIEAFARELRDSLATLTIVGSPMFGEIDFLRQLEALTVSLGVADRVHFAGQVPEPAAYLVEADVLLHSSRLPEPFGAVVIEGMDAGCLVIATEPGGPAEVIVDGVNGILAAAGDLESMCRALRRTANLSEAERAAMVEAGARTVHQFDSTALTQVLQEWLVEVRAHQAPRLTKAVNCA, from the coding sequence GTGATCCGCACGCTCTTCATGACCCATTCGTCTGCGCCATCGGGGGCCGAGCTGTCGCTGCTTCGCATCGTGCGGGCCTGGGGCGGTCCATCGAAGCCCGCTGTGTTGTTCGGCGAGTCGGGTGGCCTGGTCGACGACTTCGAGGGCGAGGCCGACGTGTTTGTCCTGCCGATGCCCGATGAGCTGGGAGCCATCAAGCGGACAACGGCTCTCAGGTCGGGGCCGCGGGCGGTGATGGCCTTACTCGGGTACACACGACGAGTGCGGAAGGCAGTGCGCTCGGCTGACGTCGAGGTCGTTGTGGGCCGCAGCCTCAAGGCGGTGGTCTTTGGCCGACTGGCGACGCTCGGTCTGCCGGTGACCTTCGTGTGGAGTGTCCACGATCATCTGACGAGGGAGTATCTCGGTCGGGCAGCCTGGCTCTATTCGCGGGTGCTGGGCCACTGCTGTGATGCCTTTGTCGTCAATAGCATGAGCACCCTCGCGACGGTTCGAACCAGACAGAAGCCGGTCCTCGTGTTGCCGCCGTCTTTGAGGGCGAGTGCTCGGCAGCGGAGTACACCAGCAAATGGTTTGTCGTCCATCGTCGTGGTAGGACGAATCGCGCCTTGGAAGGGACAGGATCTTGCCATCGAAGCCTTCGCCCGGGAGCTTAGGGACTCCCTTGCAACGTTGACGATCGTCGGCTCGCCCATGTTCGGGGAGATCGACTTCCTTCGGCAGCTTGAGGCCCTCACTGTGTCGCTTGGCGTGGCCGACCGGGTCCACTTCGCAGGCCAGGTCCCGGAGCCGGCCGCGTATCTCGTGGAGGCCGACGTACTCCTGCACTCATCTCGGCTTCCAGAGCCGTTCGGCGCCGTGGTTATTGAAGGGATGGACGCAGGGTGTCTCGTCATCGCCACCGAGCCCGGTGGTCCAGCGGAGGTGATTGTGGACGGGGTGAACGGTATTCTCGCCGCTGCGGGAGACCTGGAGTCCATGTGCCGCGCGCTGAGGAGAACTGCCAACCTGTCGGAGGCCGAGCGAGCGGCCATGGTGGAGGCAGGTGCTCGTACGGTGCACCAATTCGACTCGACGGCGCTGACGCAGGTGCTCCAGGAGTGGCTGGTCGAGGTCCGAGCTCATCAGGCTCCTCGCTTGACGAAAGCAGTCAACTGTGCGTAG
- a CDS encoding GDP-mannose 4,6-dehydratase translates to MSEDARRALITGVTGQDGGHLAELLHDQGYEVFGLLRGQRNARKEAFEREFPYVHLVEADLTDQTSLIQAVITAEPHEIYNLGAISHVGYSFRNPQLTADITAKGVLNLLEAVRITGMAERTRFYQASTSEMFGGLDYNRPGNGYTEDSLFHPRSPYGVAKLYAHWIARNYRESYGMFVSTGILFNHEGERRGLEFVTRKISNAVAAIHLGHQDHVVLGDLHPKRDWGYAGDYVRGMWQILQHSEPDDFVLATGETHSIEEFLTLAFQEVGISDWRPYVRQDPAFMRPAEVDILLGDPTKAETILGWKREVDFPGLVKLMVQHDLRVLGQ, encoded by the coding sequence ATGTCCGAAGACGCACGCAGAGCGCTCATTACAGGCGTCACCGGCCAAGATGGGGGCCACCTTGCCGAGCTGCTGCACGACCAGGGGTACGAGGTATTTGGGCTGCTGCGAGGACAACGTAACGCACGCAAAGAGGCGTTCGAGCGTGAGTTCCCCTATGTCCATCTCGTCGAGGCCGATCTGACGGACCAGACGTCGCTCATCCAGGCGGTGATCACCGCCGAGCCTCACGAGATCTACAACCTGGGTGCGATCAGCCACGTGGGTTACTCCTTCCGCAACCCGCAACTGACCGCAGACATCACGGCCAAGGGGGTGCTCAACCTGCTGGAGGCGGTCCGCATCACCGGCATGGCCGAGCGCACCCGCTTCTATCAAGCCTCGACGTCCGAAATGTTCGGTGGGCTTGACTACAACCGGCCCGGTAACGGCTATACCGAGGACTCGTTGTTCCACCCGCGGAGTCCCTATGGCGTGGCGAAGCTGTACGCGCACTGGATCGCGCGGAACTATCGCGAGAGCTACGGGATGTTCGTTTCGACTGGGATCCTCTTCAACCATGAGGGCGAGCGGCGCGGACTCGAGTTCGTGACGCGCAAGATCAGCAATGCGGTCGCCGCGATTCACCTCGGCCACCAAGACCACGTCGTGCTGGGTGATCTGCATCCCAAGCGCGACTGGGGCTACGCCGGCGACTACGTTCGCGGGATGTGGCAGATCCTGCAGCACTCGGAGCCGGACGACTTCGTCCTTGCCACGGGCGAGACGCACTCCATCGAGGAGTTCCTGACGCTTGCCTTCCAGGAAGTCGGAATCTCGGACTGGCGGCCTTACGTCCGGCAGGATCCCGCCTTCATGCGTCCGGCCGAGGTGGACATCCTCCTGGGCGACCCGACCAAGGCGGAAACGATACTGGGCTGGAAGCGGGAGGTGGACTTCCCGGGACTGGTCAAGCTCATGGTCCAGCACGATCTTCGGGTCCTCGGCCAGTGA
- a CDS encoding sulfite exporter TauE/SafE family protein, which produces MSDLITADFSSILIAGFVVGIVVGLTGMGGGALMTPALIFLGVGDTAKIVTADLTAAAIYKTGGAIVHSREGSPNLALAKWLILGSVPTALAGPHLLAGIVDPEDIDDVLKMSIGFALLLAASTYALRLYLNLRRVRAGGPSGDPNPKIRPIPTLLVGALGGLLVGITSVGSGSVIMVALLMLYPGLSAVKLVGTDLVQAVPLVLAAAISNIIVNDGLDMGLTLPLVLGSVPGTILGSKLAPRVPQSFIRRAIVVVLTMSGVALLDKAGWAPLGVEETHPVLIGLIGLAMVFLVPLVWGLLRKEQGLPMFGAPTVAELEELGYHQPTRPPDRTT; this is translated from the coding sequence TGGGCGGCGGTGCGCTCATGACCCCCGCGCTGATCTTCCTCGGCGTCGGCGACACCGCCAAGATCGTGACCGCCGACCTCACGGCCGCGGCGATCTACAAGACCGGCGGCGCGATCGTCCACTCGCGGGAGGGCTCTCCCAACCTGGCCCTGGCCAAGTGGCTCATCCTCGGCTCGGTGCCGACGGCGCTGGCCGGGCCGCATCTGCTCGCGGGGATCGTGGACCCCGAGGACATCGACGACGTGCTCAAGATGAGCATCGGCTTCGCCCTCCTCCTGGCGGCCTCCACCTACGCGCTGCGCCTCTACCTCAATTTGCGCCGGGTCCGCGCTGGCGGCCCGAGCGGCGACCCGAACCCCAAGATCCGCCCGATCCCGACTCTCCTGGTCGGAGCGCTCGGCGGTCTCCTGGTCGGCATCACCAGCGTCGGCTCCGGCTCGGTCATCATGGTCGCGCTGCTCATGCTCTACCCCGGGCTCTCCGCCGTGAAGCTGGTCGGCACGGACCTGGTGCAGGCAGTCCCGCTGGTCCTCGCCGCCGCGATCTCCAACATCATCGTCAACGACGGCCTGGACATGGGCCTGACCCTGCCGCTGGTCCTCGGCTCGGTGCCCGGCACCATCCTCGGCAGCAAGCTCGCGCCGCGGGTGCCGCAGTCGTTCATCCGGCGGGCGATCGTCGTCGTGCTCACCATGTCCGGCGTCGCCCTGCTCGACAAGGCCGGCTGGGCGCCGCTGGGCGTCGAGGAGACGCACCCCGTGCTCATCGGGCTCATCGGCCTGGCGATGGTGTTCCTGGTCCCGCTGGTCTGGGGACTGCTGCGCAAGGAGCAGGGCCTGCCGATGTTCGGCGCCCCCACGGTGGCCGAGCTGGAGGAGCTGGGCTACCACCAACCGACCCGTCCGCCCGACCGCACCACCTAG
- a CDS encoding glycosyltransferase family 4 protein, translated as MTGAEWFASRPGGLNRYFQSLYAALDRRADIDVTAVAFGSAPAGALSWPHRSSPLPVRVLSSHRHHRGPRGALVDRHFAPYGAGSRAAGGSVDGIIHFQGPWYAESLAAGQSVWKARLKKAWETGRYRHASRAVVLCEAFADILHQDFGYPRELISVIPPGVDLSHFKAQPPSQRRRPLVVCVRRLERRMGIDTLLEAWPRVLEAHPDAELSIFGDGTAREELHTLSERLGLQSSVRFHGRVSDEELSDGYRDARLTVVPTRDLEGFGLIALESLAVGRPVIVTNVGGLPDAVKDLDSSLIVPPESPELLADRLVGGLAGSVPSADDCRAHADRFGWDLIADRHVALYRELGE; from the coding sequence ATGACGGGTGCCGAGTGGTTCGCCTCTCGCCCCGGCGGCCTCAACCGCTACTTCCAATCGTTGTATGCCGCGCTCGACCGACGTGCCGACATCGATGTCACAGCGGTGGCGTTCGGTTCGGCTCCGGCAGGCGCCCTGTCGTGGCCGCACCGGTCGTCGCCGCTCCCGGTCAGGGTGCTGTCGTCGCATAGGCACCACCGAGGGCCACGGGGGGCGCTGGTGGACCGCCACTTCGCACCGTACGGGGCGGGATCCAGGGCAGCAGGCGGGAGCGTGGATGGCATCATCCACTTCCAAGGCCCATGGTACGCCGAGAGCTTGGCGGCGGGTCAGTCGGTGTGGAAGGCGCGTCTTAAGAAGGCCTGGGAGACAGGGCGATATCGCCATGCCAGCCGCGCCGTCGTCTTGTGCGAGGCATTTGCGGACATTCTGCACCAGGACTTCGGATATCCGCGCGAGCTGATCTCGGTCATACCGCCCGGAGTGGACCTCTCGCACTTCAAGGCGCAACCTCCCTCGCAGCGCAGGCGGCCGCTGGTTGTGTGCGTGCGACGACTCGAACGACGAATGGGGATCGACACCCTCCTCGAGGCCTGGCCGCGTGTCCTGGAGGCCCATCCGGACGCGGAGCTCAGCATCTTCGGTGACGGTACCGCTCGTGAAGAACTCCACACCCTCTCCGAGAGACTCGGACTCCAGTCTTCCGTGCGCTTCCACGGTCGTGTTTCGGATGAGGAACTGTCCGACGGCTACCGAGACGCCCGGCTGACGGTCGTACCCACACGCGATCTGGAGGGATTCGGGCTGATTGCGCTGGAGTCCCTCGCCGTTGGGCGGCCAGTGATCGTCACCAACGTGGGCGGCCTCCCCGATGCCGTCAAGGACTTGGACTCCAGCCTCATCGTTCCGCCCGAAAGCCCAGAGTTGCTGGCCGACCGTCTCGTCGGCGGGCTCGCCGGCTCGGTGCCGTCGGCTGACGATTGTCGCGCGCACGCGGACCGGTTCGGTTGGGACTTGATCGCCGATCGCCACGTAGCGCTTTACCGGGAGCTGGGCGAGTGA
- a CDS encoding glycosyltransferase, protein MGTPDPGGAIAQIPRPVVAIAHDYLTQRGGAERVVLAMSRAFPEAPIYTTLYDPDLTFAEFRGRDVRVSPLNAWGALRRNHRLALPFLPLAASRMRAPADVLLCSSSGWSHGFRTDGKKLVYCYTPARWLYQREHYLGEDSATSVRAALRALTPGLRWWDKRQAAGVERYLAISRVVRERIREAYGVDSDILPAPIPQEIADIAPVALGSDHGPLPEKFLLCVSRLLPYKNVDAVIEALRLRPRSSLVVVGRGPEEQRLRRQAPPNVCILSGLSDGNMRWLYENCTGLVAASHEDFGLTPLEAAAAGKPSAVLRAGGYLDTMTDQTAVFFDHPTPDAIAKAIDRLARGAWEPSVIRRHTEQYSEQTFIRRLQSIVADLT, encoded by the coding sequence ATGGGCACCCCCGACCCAGGCGGCGCCATCGCCCAAATACCTCGGCCCGTCGTCGCGATCGCCCACGATTACCTCACCCAGCGCGGCGGTGCCGAGCGGGTCGTCCTGGCCATGTCGCGAGCTTTCCCCGAGGCACCCATCTACACCACGCTGTACGACCCTGACCTCACGTTTGCGGAGTTCCGCGGGCGAGATGTGCGTGTGTCCCCCTTGAACGCGTGGGGAGCGCTGCGTCGCAACCATCGGCTCGCCCTGCCTTTCTTACCACTTGCGGCTTCGCGCATGCGCGCGCCTGCCGACGTGCTCCTGTGCAGCAGCAGCGGGTGGTCCCATGGATTCCGGACTGATGGAAAGAAGCTCGTCTACTGCTACACACCCGCGCGTTGGCTCTACCAACGGGAGCACTACCTAGGCGAGGATTCGGCAACGTCGGTCCGGGCAGCGCTAAGGGCCCTGACGCCGGGGCTTCGATGGTGGGACAAGCGGCAGGCAGCCGGGGTTGAGCGGTACCTTGCCATCTCCCGTGTGGTGCGAGAACGAATCCGTGAGGCCTACGGGGTCGACTCGGACATCCTTCCGGCGCCGATACCGCAAGAAATCGCCGACATCGCGCCCGTTGCGCTCGGCTCGGATCACGGTCCACTTCCGGAGAAGTTCTTGCTCTGCGTATCCCGCCTCCTGCCATACAAGAATGTGGATGCGGTCATCGAGGCGCTCAGGCTTCGCCCTCGCTCGTCGCTCGTCGTGGTGGGTCGAGGCCCCGAGGAACAACGTCTCCGCAGACAGGCGCCTCCCAACGTCTGCATTCTGTCCGGCCTCTCGGACGGCAATATGCGCTGGCTCTATGAGAACTGCACCGGGCTAGTGGCCGCGAGCCACGAGGACTTCGGGCTAACCCCTCTGGAGGCGGCGGCAGCTGGAAAGCCGTCGGCCGTCTTGAGGGCTGGCGGCTATCTCGACACGATGACGGACCAGACAGCCGTCTTCTTCGATCACCCCACCCCCGACGCGATAGCCAAGGCCATCGATAGACTCGCGCGTGGCGCGTGGGAGCCGAGCGTGATCCGTCGTCATACGGAACAGTATTCCGAGCAGACATTCATCCGGCGGCTGCAGTCAATCGTTGCTGACCTGACCTGA
- a CDS encoding glycosyltransferase family 2 protein produces the protein MSVTAVICSLNRPMELTSSLTALAEQTRLPDRVVVVAQAHDGDTAAVAREAGAEVCITPGPGLALAIESAIMWAGSGVCAFVDDDARAHPDWIQRMEDAFADPTVGAVGGRDNVAGDGWTGRPDLPVGIITPTGRIIGNHHHGTGAVRQAQTVKGANMGIRVAAAIGFPLSQFVRGTGAQYRNELILTAEIRRRGYRVLYDPAIRVDHFPSQRALGDDRHLFSRERVALNVANEVSALRISEPLRVRIAYQLRAVAVGTRLHPGIVHTLRGAILEHRNDVPRFAGVIDGLRLGRQSRKKEALLISGSVQTVGRGHNA, from the coding sequence ATGAGCGTCACGGCTGTGATCTGTAGCCTCAACAGGCCGATGGAGCTCACGTCGTCGCTCACCGCGCTGGCTGAGCAGACGCGCCTTCCCGACCGTGTCGTCGTCGTGGCACAGGCTCACGACGGGGACACGGCCGCTGTGGCGCGAGAGGCGGGCGCCGAGGTCTGCATCACTCCTGGCCCTGGTCTCGCCCTCGCCATCGAGTCCGCGATCATGTGGGCCGGAAGCGGAGTGTGCGCTTTCGTCGACGATGACGCACGGGCACATCCAGACTGGATCCAGCGCATGGAGGATGCATTCGCCGACCCCACGGTCGGGGCGGTCGGAGGGCGGGACAACGTGGCGGGCGACGGCTGGACCGGTAGGCCGGACCTACCTGTCGGCATCATCACGCCAACCGGCCGGATCATTGGTAATCACCACCACGGGACCGGCGCCGTTCGGCAAGCCCAGACGGTCAAGGGCGCCAACATGGGGATCCGAGTCGCTGCCGCCATCGGATTCCCGCTCTCCCAGTTCGTTCGGGGCACCGGAGCGCAATATCGTAACGAGCTCATTCTGACGGCAGAGATCAGAAGGCGTGGCTACCGCGTGCTGTACGACCCGGCAATTCGGGTCGACCATTTCCCGTCACAACGCGCGCTGGGAGATGATCGACATCTCTTCAGCCGCGAAAGGGTGGCCCTCAACGTGGCCAACGAGGTCTCCGCACTTCGGATCTCAGAGCCGCTTCGGGTGCGCATCGCCTACCAACTCCGAGCCGTGGCCGTTGGCACCCGGCTCCACCCCGGCATTGTCCACACGCTTCGCGGAGCAATTCTCGAGCACCGCAACGACGTACCGAGGTTCGCCGGGGTGATTGACGGGCTGAGACTCGGGAGGCAGTCTCGCAAGAAGGAGGCATTGTTGATCTCCGGGTCGGTTCAGACTGTGGGCCGGGGCCACAACGCCTGA
- a CDS encoding sulfate adenylyltransferase subunit 1, producing the protein MPDATESLTANMDMLRFATAGSVDDGKSTLIGRLLLDSKSIFEDQLEAVEATSASKGYDYTDLALLTDGLRSEREQGITIDVAYRYFATPARKFIIADTPGHVQYTRNMVTGASTADLGLVLVDARHGLTEQSRRHAVILSLLRVPHLVLAVNKMDLVDFSQEVYDKIHAEFRAFATKLNIPDLEVIPISALSGDNVVNRSERMDWYSGPTLMHHLEHVHVASDRDLVDVRFPVQYVVRPKSEEHHDYRGYGGMVAGGVLKPGDEVVVLPSGMTSKIAGIDLFDKEIAEAFPPMSVTIRLEDDVDVSRGDMIARPSNAPKPSQDIDAMICWMTNEPLRPRQKLAIKHTTRSARALVKDIQYRLDVNSLHRDQETKEIGLNEIGRVQLRTTVPLLCDPYSKNRTTGSFILIDEATGITVGAGMINSAS; encoded by the coding sequence ATGCCGGACGCCACCGAGTCCCTCACGGCCAACATGGACATGCTGCGCTTCGCGACGGCCGGCTCCGTCGACGACGGCAAGTCCACGCTCATCGGGCGGTTGCTCCTCGACTCCAAGTCGATCTTCGAGGACCAGCTCGAGGCCGTGGAGGCCACGAGCGCCTCCAAGGGCTACGACTACACCGACCTGGCCCTGCTGACCGACGGTCTGCGCTCGGAGCGCGAGCAGGGCATCACGATCGACGTCGCCTACCGCTACTTCGCCACCCCGGCCCGCAAGTTCATCATCGCCGACACCCCGGGACACGTGCAGTACACCCGCAACATGGTCACCGGCGCCTCCACCGCCGACCTCGGCCTGGTGCTCGTCGACGCCCGTCACGGCCTCACCGAGCAGTCGCGCCGTCACGCCGTCATCCTGTCGCTCCTGCGGGTCCCCCACCTGGTGCTCGCGGTCAACAAGATGGACCTCGTCGACTTCTCCCAGGAGGTCTACGACAAGATCCACGCCGAGTTCCGGGCGTTCGCGACCAAGCTCAACATCCCCGACCTCGAGGTCATCCCGATCTCCGCGCTGTCCGGCGACAACGTCGTCAACCGCTCCGAGCGGATGGACTGGTACAGCGGCCCGACGCTCATGCACCACCTCGAGCACGTGCACGTGGCCTCCGACCGCGACCTGGTCGACGTACGCTTCCCGGTCCAGTACGTCGTGCGCCCCAAGTCCGAGGAGCACCACGACTACCGCGGCTACGGCGGCATGGTCGCCGGCGGCGTGCTCAAGCCGGGCGACGAGGTCGTGGTCCTGCCCAGCGGCATGACCTCCAAGATCGCCGGCATCGACCTGTTCGACAAGGAGATCGCCGAGGCGTTCCCGCCAATGTCGGTGACCATCCGCCTCGAGGACGACGTCGACGTCTCGCGTGGCGACATGATCGCCCGCCCGTCGAACGCGCCCAAGCCCAGCCAGGACATCGACGCGATGATCTGCTGGATGACCAACGAGCCGCTGCGCCCCCGCCAGAAGCTGGCGATCAAGCACACCACCCGCTCGGCGCGCGCCCTGGTCAAGGACATCCAGTACCGCCTGGACGTCAACTCGCTGCACCGCGACCAGGAGACCAAGGAGATCGGGCTCAACGAGATCGGCCGCGTCCAGCTGCGCACCACCGTGCCACTGCTCTGTGACCCGTACTCGAAGAACCGGACCACGGGGTCGTTCATCCTCATCGACGAGGCCACTGGCATTACCGTCGGCGCGGGCATGATCAACAGCGCCAGCTGA
- a CDS encoding NAD-dependent epimerase/dehydratase family protein: MSLSPTTTVAITGVNGFVGRHLAHELRAAGRRVIGVGRDAQAVDPDVLDGGYFRADLTAGWPPLPPLSGVVHLAGHSAVGPSFEAPARYVADNTAMLINLGQSMLAGAVVGRVIVVSSGAVYDASHDAPMDEAAPVGYSSPYVVSKVAVEGMARYYRGRGQDMVVARPFNHIGPGQGAGFLVPDLTSGLRHAMMSDGELAVGDLSTARDYTDVRDVVRAYRLMLDAELGHWVYNVCSGQARSGTEILAILQQNTATTSVRSTLDPSRIRPSDPRVVRGVSDRLHEATGWSPVIKLETSLRDYVQDSA, from the coding sequence GTGAGTTTGTCGCCCACGACAACTGTCGCCATCACAGGTGTCAATGGGTTCGTAGGGCGTCACCTGGCTCACGAGCTGCGTGCAGCAGGTCGACGGGTCATCGGCGTCGGCCGCGATGCGCAGGCTGTCGACCCGGACGTCCTTGACGGGGGCTACTTCCGGGCGGATCTCACAGCAGGTTGGCCCCCCCTTCCGCCCCTATCGGGGGTGGTTCACCTCGCTGGGCACTCAGCCGTGGGGCCCTCCTTCGAAGCCCCCGCGCGTTACGTCGCCGATAACACCGCCATGCTCATCAACCTGGGTCAGTCCATGCTGGCGGGCGCAGTGGTGGGTCGAGTCATCGTCGTCAGCAGCGGCGCCGTGTACGACGCCTCGCACGACGCTCCCATGGACGAGGCTGCGCCAGTGGGATACAGCTCGCCTTACGTGGTGAGCAAGGTGGCGGTGGAGGGGATGGCGCGGTACTACCGCGGGCGCGGTCAGGACATGGTCGTGGCGCGACCCTTCAACCACATCGGGCCAGGGCAGGGCGCCGGTTTCCTGGTGCCGGATCTCACGAGCGGGCTGCGGCACGCCATGATGTCCGACGGTGAACTCGCTGTCGGAGACCTCTCCACGGCGCGCGACTACACCGACGTCCGCGACGTGGTGCGGGCCTACCGTCTGATGCTCGACGCCGAGCTCGGGCACTGGGTGTACAACGTGTGCAGCGGGCAGGCGCGCAGCGGCACAGAGATCCTGGCGATCCTGCAGCAGAACACTGCCACAACCTCAGTGAGGTCGACGCTCGATCCGAGCCGCATCCGGCCGTCAGATCCGCGCGTGGTGCGCGGTGTCTCGGATCGGCTCCACGAAGCCACGGGATGGAGCCCTGTGATCAAGCTGGAGACGAGTCTGCGCGACTACGTCCAGGACTCCGCCTAG
- a CDS encoding glycosyltransferase family 4 protein: MGGVGRYSERLARGLAELVDLTIVTLADPVKLPTVTYVCLPIASSRLKRYYATPLRARRIVTDTRPDVVHAHGDDWALSHRTPILRSFYGSSWGEAMSSTGLRRLNHMLLAATEIVSARRADLRVGIAPESQERFRCHALTPPFVPAQAVPSPSPHPAPTAVFIGSFRGRKQGWIAQAAVERLRLSTHPESRLVVIGPSEDAGEWAPWVEHCSGLTDAEVLGRLSEAWLLLSPSAYEGFGIPVVEGLQSYLPVVAMDNPGSRYVRSQGTSDLPLWLEPNQPTFVERVEGVVSQGPYLNPAQTAAATSLVEQFAALGSPEMILRLYRSLLEASHND; the protein is encoded by the coding sequence GTGGGCGGCGTGGGGCGCTACTCCGAGCGCCTAGCCCGCGGTTTGGCAGAACTCGTTGATCTGACCATCGTAACGCTCGCGGATCCCGTCAAACTGCCGACCGTCACGTACGTGTGCCTGCCGATCGCGAGCTCCCGACTCAAGCGTTATTACGCGACACCGCTGCGCGCACGCAGGATAGTCACGGACACGCGTCCTGATGTCGTTCACGCCCACGGCGACGACTGGGCCCTGAGCCACAGGACGCCGATCCTTCGTTCCTTCTACGGATCATCGTGGGGGGAGGCGATGTCATCGACGGGGCTGAGACGTCTCAACCACATGCTCCTCGCTGCGACCGAGATCGTCTCGGCGAGGCGCGCTGATCTTCGAGTCGGGATCGCGCCCGAGTCGCAGGAGCGATTCCGGTGCCACGCATTGACCCCTCCTTTCGTGCCAGCCCAGGCTGTGCCCAGCCCATCCCCCCACCCGGCCCCGACGGCCGTGTTTATCGGCAGCTTCCGGGGGCGGAAGCAGGGCTGGATCGCCCAGGCAGCCGTCGAGCGACTGAGGCTCTCGACGCATCCAGAGAGTCGCCTCGTCGTAATCGGCCCATCGGAGGATGCGGGCGAGTGGGCGCCCTGGGTCGAGCATTGCAGTGGCCTGACGGACGCGGAGGTGCTGGGCCGACTCAGCGAGGCGTGGCTGCTGCTCAGTCCGTCGGCCTATGAGGGCTTCGGGATTCCGGTGGTGGAGGGCCTGCAGTCATATCTTCCGGTCGTGGCCATGGACAACCCGGGCAGCCGCTACGTGCGCTCCCAGGGGACATCTGATTTGCCGCTGTGGTTGGAGCCCAACCAACCGACCTTCGTGGAGCGAGTGGAGGGTGTCGTCTCTCAGGGCCCGTACCTGAATCCCGCCCAGACCGCGGCCGCGACCAGCCTGGTAGAGCAGTTCGCGGCGCTCGGGTCACCCGAGATGATCCTCCGCCTCTACCGCAGCCTCCTGGAAGCCTCGCATAACGACTAA
- the cysD gene encoding sulfate adenylyltransferase subunit CysD: MTQTHADYQLSQLDQLEAESIHIFREVAAEFEKPVLMFSGGKDSIVMLRLAEKAFYPAKIPFPVLQIDTGLDFPEVLETRDHWVNRLGVKLVVASIDDAIANGVVVDDGKTSRNRMQTGTLLHAIEENGFTAAFGGGRRDEEKARAKERVYSHRDEFGQWDPKMQRPELWSLYNGRLHAGEHMRIFPISNWTELDIWDYIGREGIEIPPIYFSHQRRVFERDGMLMSETPLNPLRAGEVVEERTVRFRTCGDITLTGCVESTASTIPEIIAEVSIAKLTERGATRGDDRFSEAAMEDRKKEGYF; encoded by the coding sequence ATGACCCAAACTCATGCCGACTACCAGCTGAGCCAGCTCGACCAGCTGGAGGCGGAGTCGATCCACATCTTCCGTGAGGTCGCGGCCGAGTTCGAGAAGCCCGTCCTGATGTTCTCCGGCGGCAAGGACTCGATCGTCATGCTCCGGCTTGCGGAGAAGGCGTTCTACCCGGCCAAGATCCCGTTCCCGGTGCTGCAGATCGACACGGGCCTCGACTTCCCCGAGGTGCTCGAGACCCGCGACCACTGGGTCAATCGTCTCGGTGTGAAGCTGGTCGTGGCCAGCATCGACGACGCCATCGCCAACGGCGTGGTCGTCGACGACGGCAAGACCAGCCGCAACCGGATGCAGACCGGCACGCTCCTGCACGCCATCGAGGAGAACGGCTTCACCGCGGCCTTCGGTGGCGGTCGCCGCGACGAGGAGAAAGCCCGCGCCAAGGAGCGCGTCTACTCCCACCGCGACGAGTTCGGCCAGTGGGACCCCAAGATGCAGCGCCCCGAGCTGTGGAGCCTGTACAACGGTCGCCTCCACGCCGGCGAGCACATGCGGATCTTCCCGATCTCCAACTGGACCGAGCTGGACATCTGGGACTACATCGGGCGCGAGGGCATCGAGATCCCGCCCATCTACTTCTCCCACCAGCGCCGCGTGTTCGAGCGCGACGGCATGCTGATGAGCGAGACGCCGCTCAACCCGCTCCGTGCGGGAGAGGTCGTCGAGGAGCGCACCGTCCGCTTCCGCACCTGCGGCGACATCACGCTCACCGGGTGCGTGGAGTCCACTGCCTCCACCATCCCCGAGATCATCGCCGAGGTGTCGATCGCCAAGCTCACCGAGCGTGGCGCGACGCGTGGCGACGACCGGTTCTCCGAAGCAGCCATGGAAGACCGCAAGAAGGAAGGCTACTTCTGA